One Mercurialis annua linkage group LG3, ddMerAnnu1.2, whole genome shotgun sequence DNA window includes the following coding sequences:
- the LOC126675228 gene encoding uncharacterized protein LOC126675228, translating to MFLFCRMSTSLEHLLDNFHVDMTVDMGEVTSGVPNPSSVAVPDPTPNPVDLGLASGDQVPAATSESPLLPSKESAPSLKGLPTGGQKRPAEDQAGASAKRPKKKKSSGVSFEEAPRFAAWADAQNPPRLSNVAILHACMENIMIKEDIESIDREHGDNLAEFACLGGFSVVQSIAVLERRRRDAVDQLKKLQRDSESWLSEKQKMEEEAGEATGLIQQLRSSVSTKTREISALEARVRTLSEEVESLQSSSGALTKERDDLKKEEGRLRRRLGDSGSFYSQVMTQYRLAIGAKLREQNPGVDLSGVNQLDPASLAKEVKAKLDKQKQDALNKA from the exons atgtttttgttttgtaggatgtcgacttctcttgaacatttgcttgacaattttcatgtcgatatgactgtagatatgggcgaggtcaccAGTGGCGTTCCTAATCCGTCTTCGGTCGCCGTACCGGATCCAACGCCTAATCCGGTGGATCTTGGTCTTGCTTCCGGCGAtcaagttcctgctgcgacttcTGAGTCGCCTttgcttccttcgaaggaatcagctccttctctgaaggggttgcctacTGGCGGTCagaagcgtcctgctgaggaccaggctggggcttctgccaagcgtcccaagaagaagaaatcttctggggtgtctttcgaggaggcacctcggtttgctgcttgggcggacgcgcaaaatccgcctcgtctttcaaacgtcgccattcttcatgcttgcatggagaatattatgataaaggaggacattgagtccattgatcgcgaacatggcgataatttggctgagttcgcctgtctcggcggtttttcg gtggtccagtccatcgctgttttggagcgccgccgaagggatgcggtggatcaattgaagaagctccagagagattccgaatcctggctctccgagaaacaaaagatggaggaggaggctggcgaggcgactggtctgatccaacagctgaggtcctccgtatctaccaagactcgggagatttccgctttagaggctcgggttcgaactttgtccgaggaagtcgagtctctacagtcttcttcaggtgctctcactaaggagagggatgatctgaagaaagaagaggggcgtctccgccggcgattgggtgactctgggagcttttattcccaagtcatgactcaataccggttggcgatcggggcaaagctgcgggagcagaatcctggcgtcgatctttctggagtcaatcagttggatcctgcttctttggcgaaggaggtgaaggcgaagcttgataagcagaagcaagacGCTTTGAATaaggcttag